ATAGCCAAGttacttttagctttttatttttgtattaacaGAGGAATcttattatacatatgtataatatgtataaaCCAGTTTATGATCTTCAGTCTATGTTTTCTTTGCTGCACAACTGGATTAAgatgtgaaagaaaaacaaaaaaaaaacaaaaacaaaaaatctcatGGTTTGGAAAACTTAGCTGAACTTACCTTTAGAAAGAATCAATTAAACATGCATGTGTTACTTGGAGTAATATAACATAAGCCCATGTAAATTGTAGCTTAAGCATCTCaaggtttttaaaagaatgttagaATCTATTGTTTAAAGTGTCTAAAATCCTCTGTGCAAAAATCCAAAGTCATCTGGgtcttaaaaattatctgggtattttttttgccaaaaggaaatgaaataatgattaGTCAGACATATTAGAGATTTTTGGTCAACATTTAAATAAGCAGTAAATAGCCTACATATTAAATGTCTTGGTGTATCTTAGAATGTTTGGTACTGGAATATAACACCTCTGAAAGTGGTGTTATAACATATTGCCTTCTATGTCCATTTTTTCCTAATCAATGAAAACTTTTCTATTTATGATCAGTTAATCAAAACAAacatagcacctcttgcattatcctggatagagctggaacccattctactaagtaaagtatcccaagaatggaaaaataagcaccacatgtactcaccatcaaattggttttaactgatcaacacctaagtgcacatacaggaataacatttatctggcattgggcagatgggagaggggaggaggggatggctgtatacatacataatgagtgcaatgcgcactgtctaggggatggaaaggcttgaagctctgacgggggggagaggggaaagggcaatatatgttacctaaacatttgtacccccataatatgctgaaataaaaaaaagactatagaaatcaaaaattttaaaaaaatttaaaaaatagcaatttaaaaattatcattgatGTTTACCCACTTATAGATAATTAAATGCAATACACTTTATCAAGAATGTCCGGGATCTTTGGTGATGCACAAAAATGTCTGCTGATCAATGATGCCAACCAAAAGTAAGtggtggagaggaagggaaaacattttcataaaaaggaaatttttaagacatgcCAGTGTGTCTGCGGGCGCACGTGTGTGCGCGAGTGCgggcatgtgtatgtgtatgtgtgcggGGAATTTTCTTTGAATACATTTAGAGAAGGCAATGTGACAGGTCCTCTGCCAGTCCTTGGAATTTGTTGTGAACAAGAATTGTCCTATTCTTGCCAGGAATTTATTAATTCTACTCtaaaaaaaacaatcaaaggtCTAATATTTTAGTGTCTAGGCCTAATATGTACATCGGCTTAttaaagtttgaattttatttaactgtACAAATTAAATTTAAGCATATTCATAGGTTTGGCTTCCTTCTCCTGAGCAGATTCTCCTATCTGCTATCTTCTCTGGATTTTCATTACAGTAAATTCACATCTGGATATGGCCTTTTTATTTGATTCTGAGTAAATCTGCTTTGTCTGAAATCTTTGAAAATCAGATtatcattacatttattgattttactttttgtcaGCAAGATTAACACatcctttcaaaattttaatccttggctgggtgctgtggctcacgcctgtaatcctagcactttggaagcctggggcagcaggatcgcttgaggccaggagtttgagaccagcctgagcatgagcgagtTCCTGTCTctatagaaaaacagaaaaattagctgggcatggtggtgcacacctataatcccagctgctcaggaggctgagacaggattgttggagcccaggaatttgaggttgcagtgagctatgatgacgccactgcattctagcctgggcaacagagtgagaccctgtctcaaaaaaaaaaaaaaattaatcctattatttaaataaaatattttatcccaatTAGGACTAAGTTTGAGGAAGGTAATAAAGAAAGGGATTGATTTTGTAGAtagaacattttataaatgcttCCTTCAGAAGTGTTATATAGTGATAATCTatcctttaattattttcaagATGAGAACAAAAATCAGGGTAGAGGCTATTTGGATTTCTCCAAGATCACAGTGGCAGTGCAGGAGAAACAGTCCCCTCATGTATTCGCATTATGAGGCAGGGGTCCCAGGCCAGATCACATGCATGTATATCCAATGGATATATCATCCCCTCACCCATACCTAACATTCTTCGCAAGGAAATCTATAAATAGAAGTGTTCTCCAGCAAACTTACTATTTTAGAATTAACCACATAGTAGGGCTCATGTCTGAAATTTTCACTTGAAGTGAGAGTGGGTGAGTACAGACAGGTAAATTCAATTTCGCATTGCTATGTGGGCATGAAAGTTAGAATACACTGCGAAGATAATTTTGGGAAGCCTCTACCTTTCTTTTCCTATCAATAACATGTTCCCATAATCATTCTCAGAATTactatcattttcattttccacatCTCTTCCTCGCCTATTCCTCCATATATTCCACCTGGCTCTCTCCTACCCATGGGTGCATTTCTATACAATGTTAAAAGGCAGTGGTAGCttatgctttcttcttttttacctGCACACATTTGTAATTCTTACTTTGATCAGACCTAATACTGCTTCCAAAACAGAGCCTTTTTATTTGATATGATTCAAGATCATACATCCTGGGAATTGAAAGTAAACACTGTGACTCCGATCAATAAAGGAAATATTGTTATCATCCATGTAGCATTTTACATGCTCACTGATGGAACCCTGAGATAGAAAGAATGATCTCCCTGGAGAAAAAGAGTGTAGAGTCAGGTCTTCAGTGACTTACCaacctattaatatattcatatgattttcattaattttgacaTTATAGAGAAAAGATCATGAGAGCTATGGGAAGGAAGTACatgtgggggagggagagcagtCTCCACTCACACtataatggaagaaaaactgACAGCCAAGTTAGGTTTAGCTGGAATGTAACAAATCCACAGCTTTATCACTCTGGAAGCACATTTTGACATAATAACAAACCACTGAGAAAGAACCACTTTTATCTAGGTCAGAATGACAGACTCCCAAGTGTTAGAGAGCTTGGGGGAACTACAGTTTGGAACATCAAGAAGACTGCAATCTGTACAGAGATTTTCATCAAGTCTTGACACTGCCTAATAGTTTTCATCCAATACATTGTAATTATTCCACTGGCTTACAATGGcatagcatttttatttcagagcctaccaaaataaaatgaaccacATTTTATGACGACTACATTTATAATAAGATGCAGATGGTAAAGGAAACAGATGCCTCTGACATCATCTCCCATTTGCTTTCAACTTTCGCAGACACTGGCAGTCTGTAAACTCATTCAAAGGGATGCAAGATAAGTCAGGCAGTTTTCCAATTCTGTTTCTTGTCTAAAAAAACACTGGCAGCAGTGACACTGCTGTCTTTGAGTCATACAGTGTTAattccacaaaaataaatttgattctaagtctgtttcagtctttagtgaAAAATTAATCATCTGGGGGAAAAATCCCCACAAATATTGAGAGTTTAGCAATTAGTAACTGCTGATTGTTTTGCTTGACAGTGACAGAAAGGATAGGGTGGAAGTGGTATGATGGTGAACAGCTGTAGTTTCAGGGAGGCAAAAAACAGAGAGTTTAAAACAGACAAGCATGTCTAAAATAAACTACCAGCCCTTGGTATTCAGATCGTTCAAAGACTTATTCCTTattatttctaaggaaaaaaactttaagtAGGCTTTCCAGGTCACTGTTTCTGACCTCAAAAAAGCATATTCATCCTGTACTTCCAACTGTATCGTCCGCAGAAGGAATCCTATAGTTCTGATAGGAGCTTTCACCGTTTCCCCAGTGATATCATTGAACATTATACACagtaaaagaaattctttttctttgtgcaAGATAAGTGTGTTAGAAGACCTTTTCAAAAAGATAAGGAACTTTTGTAGTCCATCTTGAAAGCAAGAGATGCTTGGGTAAAGCAGGAATTGCAAGGCCTTTAGCAGTGTTTGAGGTCCCAAGATAGATTAACACAGTTACAGATGAAGGAGagtaaaacaaaaacctttaaaatctTCCCATCTCTCCTGACCCCCATGATATAACTTCATCTACACCTGTATAGCAGAaacattttagggaaaaaatttcagaaacaaaggcaaagaaagtagtgccataaaaataaatcctgCTAGGCCAAATATGGTgctgattcttaaaataatctcTCTGTGCAAATAACAgaccaaacacacacatacatacatacacccacacacatacatacacacggaGTACAAGAATAAACAAACTCTTCTAATTCATATCCACAAAGTAGGTTGGGAAGTATTAGTGCAAACTTCTGCTGACCTGCAGCATTTAGTCCATAAACTTTGGATATCCTAGATGATCCATCAGTGTCCAACAGATGTTTTCAATTACTTTAATTTCATCTCTAGGCAAATTCTGTTTCCAAACATTAATATTAGTTGGTGATATTTCCCCTTCATAAGGAAGGTAAAAAAGGTTTGTGGAGGTGGCAAACAATATTTGGTTTAAACTAGCAGGAGACAAAGGAATTCCAAGAAAGGCAAAAATCCTTTCAGTGGTTTTCTGAGGAAAATGCACAATATCTTCAAACTTGACCAGCTGGTAGCTGGTAGGCAGCAAATCTGCATTTATTCTCAATGCTGCTGCTGTGTTTGCTAGCCACAAATGAGACAACAGGGAGACTGCATTTGATTTGGATTTTGATAATTCTTTCCTCAATGATTCATACTCAAAAGCATAGCCTGAATTTAAGTTACATTTGCCTTTACCTCCCTCTGTTTTAAACAATTTTGCTAAGTGCTCTGGTACGTTCTTCAAAGAGTAAAGACTTGGCTTACTACTGTACAGCATTGAATAAATCCATGCCCGAGGGTCTCTTACTATGTACAATGCCCTCATCGAAGTTCCTAAAACTTcctgaaaaaaatgaagctttaatGTCCAGCTTCCACTGCTTAAACTGAGCACAGGACGTGCACTTGGATAATAGACCAGGTGTCTCCTCAAAGCCCTAATATATTCAGCGTCTCTATCAAAGGCGCCTttcattctatttctttgttctgGCAAAGACTCTCtccttcttgattttctttttttgtccttattCATTGTAAAATATTGGGCCAGTTTACCCCTACTGGGTTCATGGAGATGGATATTTTGCAAATGCAGTTTTGTGTCCTGGACTAAAGACTGCAACCATCCTCGGAGTAAACGAAAATGTCCACTGCGTATATCTGACACCTTCCATTCACAGGCATCTACAAATGTGTCCATTTCAAATTCAGTTTCAGGGATATCTATGTAGGCTGTAGGAACCCTGATGTAGAGAAAATCACTACTGTTGAAAAAAAGTTGTTTGAGAATTTCAGCTCCTGAACCAGGAAGTGAGGTAATAACAACATCAGGAAGATCGATGTGGTGACCTTCTGAAGACAAAGCCTTCTTGCTTGTCTTGGCTTCTGTCCTCCTCCATTTTGCACAGATGGGCTGAGTGCAAGTGCTCCACACATCCAGAAGCTCAATAAACCACAAGGCAATTACAAGTATAAGTATCCATCTCATTAACTTTCTAAAAGAAAGGTAAAACCGCCATTGGAAAGTTAAAATCACCAAGCTAATGCACAAAATTAATCCAACagctatattaaatttaaatccaAATGGGAAGATGACTCTATCATGTCTTACAGGCTTTACTATTGCATGAGTGCCCAAACCAAATCGGGTTATTTGCCCTTGATCAGCCACATTGGCAAAGCCACCAAATCCCAGGTAACTGAATCTTGTCTTCAGGTTATGGTAATCAGTTACAATGGAAACAACATGTTCAGTATTATTGACATTGAGAGAAATCTGAAGGCCAGAATTGGAATTATCAATGAATCTGCAGCTGGAAACATTGACATATGGCCCATAAAAGATATATGCAATTCTTGTGATTGTCGATTCCATCTGAAACGTAACATTAACAAATTGAGTCCACCGTTTCTTAAATTCAGCAGCTTGTTCTGCTTCCTGTATACTAGCCATGGGACTATTGCCACGATGATCAAACCAAAACATTTTGTAGTGTGCATCCCATACATCCATCATGGCACCATTATACCTATTCATAAACCTATATGGGATATATTTAAAGTCAATGTCCAGATTATGAAAGAAGGCACTGACAGAATTTATTGGGGAATCTTCTTGTCTCTCAATGTGATCAACAACTAGCAGAGTTTGAGAATTTAAGAGAAGCACAGCACGATATACACTTTTTAGTCTCATTGCTGAAGAATAAGCAGACACTGCTTCTCCACTCACAAATATCATTTCCCCATGTTGTGAGGCAGTGATAATTTCCCCAGCTGCGTCCCCAACTTCCTCACCAGTCCACTTGAGCCACTGTGCACATTCTCCCAGTTGACCTTCCCAGGGCTTATTACACTGGCTTGAGGGTGATGGAGCAAACACCAATACATTATTAAGGTGGCTCAACTTGGGTCCATAGAGAGCCTCAGAAACAAATACTTGCCCATTGGGGGCAAAAGTAAATGAGTTCTGATCTGGATGTTCATGTCCTGGGTTAAAGCTTCTCCATCCATCAATCCAGGAGTATGGCTGAAAGTGAACTATGTCATACACAGCTCGTCCACCTAGTTTCCCAGATTTAAAAGACACGAAGGTATTGGTCTGTGTGTTTGGCAACCCAGCCCCATAAGTGACAACACCCCAGTTAGGGAATGTGTGCATTTTTGCAGTGCCATATTCAGCAGGAGGCTGTGGGGTGAGCTGGGGATCATACCAGATGTATTCAGTGTGAAGAGTACTCCACCTCTGGGCAGTTGAAGGAACCATTGGTCCATCTTTAGGTCGGTGCTTTCTAATTTGCTGAGCTAACCAATTTCCAGCTCCATTTTTTAAGATGAACTTATCCAAGAAAACTAGCTGGCTTTCTGGACCATAAAACCAATTATAATTGGAATCTGCTATACCCACAGTTCTTTGAAAGCCTGGTAAAAGGGTGGCATAATAGAACCAAAAGTGCATTTTTAACCAGTTATTCTCCAAGTTGTTGATATTAAAATGGCGTTGAGCCAGAAAAACATACTGTGTGACTGATTTAGCTGTGTAGCTTCCATAGGCCACACCTTCATCCAAAGAACCATCAACAATATGATTCAACAGAAACATTGTCTTTTCCATCACATCTACTACAACCTGTTTCCATATATTTGCTTTAGATTCTTTATCTACCCCTGTCACCAAGGCCCCTGTGAGTAATGCTATCATATTAGTAGCTTGGTGGTTATGGAGAAGCTGTTTGCCCCATGAGCGGACCTTGGAATACTCATACATTTCCTCAGTAATAACCCATattttttctaggtatttttgtCTTCGATTATTATCTAATAAGTTATATAAAAAGTCAAAGGCAGTTGCAAAACCTGTTAGGGAATGGCCAATTGGAACCTCATCTCCTGGTGCATTCTCAACTAGCCAGTCTTTGTAGCCAACCATCCTGTCCATATATTCCAAGACAAATTCAAAGGCAACTTTGTCTTCTGGGCATAACAAACAGTACAATGCTAACGGAGGCAGATTGTTACCATAAATTTCATTCCACTTGGCAGCAAAATCAGCATGCTTGGGTGGAGGTAGGTAGTATGTAGGGTTGGACAGCATAACTGTCACTGCACTTCTGATAGCTCTAAAAAGATGCAAATGGCTTGTGCGAGACTGTTGTCTCATTGCTTGGATTTCTCCAGCATCAAAATATAAACTTGGATGAAGCATACTTTTCTTCAGCTTTTGGTTGGGTCTGAAATCTTGTACTTTCTGTGTTTTAAACTGATCTATATCATCTGTGAAAACTGCCCATTCAGAGTAATTGTTCACAGATTCCTCAAAAGTAGAAAAACCAAACATCAATAATGCTAAGAATAGGAAATGTCCTGTAAACATTAACGCCATGATCCATGGGGGAGTTCCTTTCCTTAGGCATACATGTCAAACATGGTGCGCAATGTGTTTCCCATCTGgtaattataaaacatacattaaaGGCCTTGATAAAACAAAGACTGCAAATCTTATATGCTGTGAAATCCTGCTGACGTTCGGTTCATTCTAATCAAGTGCAGTTGCCAAGGAGAGAAAACTTACACTGCGTATCTGTGTCCCTGGCACAGCTTTGCGTGCAATAAAACTTCAGGGAATTTTAGTCTGTAATTTCTCCATACTGTTTCTCCAGGGAACAGCAGTACagttaagaaatattataaattcagCATTTACTTCCTTTAAATGAATCTATTTAACATGAAGAGTTGAAACACGAAttgcaaaaaagataaaaagcactCCAAAATTCAAATTAAGAGTCACTCCTAGCATAAAAAAGCATCACTGGTAATAAACCCACCATGCATGTATGGatgtatttatgtgtgtttgCCAGAAGATGATGATAAAGTACTGACATTCTTGGAGTGAGTGGACTCAGTTGTACTACTCTTTACTTTTTATGCTTCttgctttctgaattttttcttcttccatttttggGAGAAAAACATCCTCAACAAGTGTTCAAAGTCctacttggtttttaaaaaatcaaaattcctgCCCTCCTTTCAAATCTGTCTTTTTCAGGCTCACTCATCAGCCTATTGTGACACAGAAAGCATTTTCATATCTTCTTTTATCAGCTTCATCtgtacaacaataaaaatctaaTCTCTTCAGCCACCTAGATACTTCTCTTCCAATCATGAAGTAACCACCAACAGGGAAAGAAACTCCCCTTTCACCAACAGTGAtgtctcttttctgttcctttttcatgACACTCCTTTCTGGgggaaaaacagaacaaagaaattCTCTGAGGCTACAGGTATGCTGGGAGTGTACATATATCAATGATCGAAATATTCTGCATCTCATgatagaaattttagaatcacAATAAAATCTTATATGAAATCTGAATTAGCTcaagtgattttgttttcttatacttttaaatacacacatttgCATCTCAGTGAGTGTTAGCAGAAGACAAGCAATTACAGGATATAACTCTCCCgacagtatttatattttaacggTGGCTTGTGTTAGTCACTTAACAATGTTTTTATTCAAATGCAGTTTACACAAAGATGCGTTTTGTATCTTCCTTGTTGTTACAAAGGATTCAGggataaaaaagtaaaagctgaaaggacttttctttttactccGGTTGAAGGTTTGGCTTTCATAGTATCAGAAGGTATCTTCATAATGAGAACTACTAAGATGAGTCACTTCTCTCAGAGGTGAAATCATGACAATGCGTCCTGGCAGAGGAACAGCAGTCCACTCCACTGTCTCACCTGGAACCTCCTTTAAACGTCCTTAAGAGAAGCCACCAGAGGGAGCTCAGACCCAGATTTAAGGAGCAGCCTCTCCTCTGCCCGTCTACGGTTCTGAAGAACCTAACCAAGTTTCAGTCTTGGGCAAGTCTCCTCTCTGCAGGAAACATTAACGCTAGGAGTTTCCTGATCCGCCCCGCCTGTTGCATATTTTTAATTCGTGTCCTACGAAAACGACTCCACCATCCTCCGCTCCCCACTCCCCGACCTTCGGCCGTGGTTTGGGGGCGAGAGGCCCCTAAATGGCCAAGTCCGCTTACCTGAGGCAGATTCCAGCGGGGTCTCCGAGCTACGCTGGGCCCCAAGAGAGGCGGAGGTGGAGAGTTCGAGAAAACTGCTCTCTGCACAGGAACCGGCCCCGCGATCCCCGCGGGGATCTCAGCGCCCCGGCGGCGCCCCCCCCGCCCCGATAGGTCGTGCCAGCCGCGCGCGGACCCGCGCCCCGCACCGCCCGGACACACCCGCCCCCAGGAACGCCGGACGATCACGGGGGCAGCCCCGGACCACGGGAGGCAGATCCGCGGGCAGCGGGCGCCCTCGGGGCCGCCGTGTCCAGTGGAGCGCCCGCGTCCTCAGGCCGCGATGCAGCCGCAGCCGCCGCTCCTCTGTGCCAGCTCCGCGGCCCTGGGAGGGCGAGAGACCGCGACGCGGCCGGCGGGCGGGGGGCGGAGCGGGAAcggcgcggggcggaggcgggggcggggcctccggGAGGGCCGGAGCGGGCGTCTCGGGCCGGcgggcgaggggcggggccgggggcggggctttAGGGAGGAAGAGCGCGAGCGACGCGGGCGGGCCCGAGCGCCCGCGGGACccggagggaggaggctggggcgcACGAGTACGCGCTGAGGGGTTGCCGCGCGCTCCCGGACCGGCGCAGCTGGAAGAGGGGAAGTTTGGGAATGCGAGTGGAGACCTCGCCCGACTGGCGTTAAAACCTTTTCGTTGTGGGAAGAGGACAACTGTAAGAGGCCCAGGGTTGGGAGAAACAGAGAGGGATTTGGGGTTGACTACAAGCGGTGGGCGAAGCTGTGGTGGGTGTGGGTGACGGGGCTCACCCTTCGGGGACGAGCGAGGGTGGGAGCGGAGGGCAGGAACGAGCGCTCCCTTGCAGCGGGGAGGCCGCGTGGTGAGGTGGCTGTCATTTAGAAAGGCAAAATCAGAATATCCAAATTAATATATGAGAACAACTTCAGTGGTCCAGATGCTAATGCAGCTCAGGGGAAAACAACCAAGTCTAATCA
Above is a window of Lemur catta isolate mLemCat1 chromosome 16, mLemCat1.pri, whole genome shotgun sequence DNA encoding:
- the DSEL gene encoding dermatan-sulfate epimerase-like protein; this translates as MALMFTGHFLFLALLMFGFSTFEESVNNYSEWAVFTDDIDQFKTQKVQDFRPNQKLKKSMLHPSLYFDAGEIQAMRQQSRTSHLHLFRAIRSAVTVMLSNPTYYLPPPKHADFAAKWNEIYGNNLPPLALYCLLCPEDKVAFEFVLEYMDRMVGYKDWLVENAPGDEVPIGHSLTGFATAFDFLYNLLDNNRRQKYLEKIWVITEEMYEYSKVRSWGKQLLHNHQATNMIALLTGALVTGVDKESKANIWKQVVVDVMEKTMFLLNHIVDGSLDEGVAYGSYTAKSVTQYVFLAQRHFNINNLENNWLKMHFWFYYATLLPGFQRTVGIADSNYNWFYGPESQLVFLDKFILKNGAGNWLAQQIRKHRPKDGPMVPSTAQRWSTLHTEYIWYDPQLTPQPPAEYGTAKMHTFPNWGVVTYGAGLPNTQTNTFVSFKSGKLGGRAVYDIVHFQPYSWIDGWRSFNPGHEHPDQNSFTFAPNGQVFVSEALYGPKLSHLNNVLVFAPSPSSQCNKPWEGQLGECAQWLKWTGEEVGDAAGEIITASQHGEMIFVSGEAVSAYSSAMRLKSVYRAVLLLNSQTLLVVDHIERQEDSPINSVSAFFHNLDIDFKYIPYRFMNRYNGAMMDVWDAHYKMFWFDHRGNSPMASIQEAEQAAEFKKRWTQFVNVTFQMESTITRIAYIFYGPYVNVSSCRFIDNSNSGLQISLNVNNTEHVVSIVTDYHNLKTRFSYLGFGGFANVADQGQITRFGLGTHAIVKPVRHDRVIFPFGFKFNIAVGLILCISLVILTFQWRFYLSFRKLMRWILILVIALWFIELLDVWSTCTQPICAKWRRTEAKTSKKALSSEGHHIDLPDVVITSLPGSGAEILKQLFFNSSDFLYIRVPTAYIDIPETEFEMDTFVDACEWKVSDIRSGHFRLLRGWLQSLVQDTKLHLQNIHLHEPSRGKLAQYFTMNKDKKRKSRRRESLPEQRNRMKGAFDRDAEYIRALRRHLVYYPSARPVLSLSSGSWTLKLHFFQEVLGTSMRALYIVRDPRAWIYSMLYSSKPSLYSLKNVPEHLAKLFKTEGGKGKCNLNSGYAFEYESLRKELSKSKSNAVSLLSHLWLANTAAALRINADLLPTSYQLVKFEDIVHFPQKTTERIFAFLGIPLSPASLNQILFATSTNLFYLPYEGEISPTNINVWKQNLPRDEIKVIENICWTLMDHLGYPKFMD